A single Drechmeria coniospora strain ARSEF 6962 chromosome 03, whole genome shotgun sequence DNA region contains:
- a CDS encoding hypothetical protein (related to glucan 1,3-beta-glucosidase): MAPREPSRPAHRHRDRTSDAVRKNQHKKKKHKAKRPATASDESKDGRETHSLSSGALAQLEREHARQKHKTQRRKRPPREPKDDQDEKVKGEPEMPAVKARKQNRRARKKRMVSGAIMEEGRVRNSGMRAGGSWSEDSFEKEAFFHRPRQKKSKKKLWILLGCSLVVLIVVIVVAVVVSKKNADAKASLDSSLEGKSQEKIPTQWKNTYLDPWTWQSTTDFNVTFTTDTVGDLPVMGLPSNWDDSARANDKVPPLNQKWGPYSSKAARGVNLGGWLVLEPFITPSLFRYGLNAGIIDEWTLCKHLGASASKTLEAHYDSFVTEATFKAIADAGLDHVRIPFSYWAVQVYDGDPYVFRTSWRYLLRGIEWARKYGLRVNLDVHGLPGSQNGWNHSGRWGAIGWLNGTDGRLNGDRSLELHDRLSKFFAQDRYRNIISHYGLANEPRMTFLKKSDVLEWTEAAYKVVRRNGVRALVVFGDGFMGLDNWQGLLTGYDDMVLDVHQYVIFNENQIVFTHQKKIQYACDGWGEQTLRSLDRTTGYGPTIFAEWSQADTDCANFLTGVGWGNRWEGTYDTGDKSTSTLTPRCPAKDKTCSCAKANQDPSQFSDDYKKFLRLFAEAQMHSFEKGWGWWYWSWKTESAPLWSYESGLKAGILPEKAYQRSFNCDSAVPDFSDLPETY, from the exons ATGGCCCCGAGAGAACCATCACGGCCAGCACATCGGCACCGAGATCGAACGTCTGACGCTGTCCGGAAGAATCAGcacaagaagaagaagcacAAAGCGAAACGGCCGGCTACGGCATCGGACGAGAGCAAAGATGGCAGGGAGACGCATTCGCTATCCTCTGGCGCCCTGGCGCAGCTAGAACGAGAACATGCACGGCAAAAACACAAGACGCAGCGACGcaagcggccgccgagggagccGAAGGACGACCAAGATGAAAAGGTAAAGGGCGAGCCGGAGATGCCTGCTGTCAAGGCACGGAAGCAGAACCGCcgggcgaggaagaagagaATGGTCAGCGGGGCCATCATGGAGGAGGGAAGAGTGCGCAACTCGGGCATGCGAGCGGGCGGCAGCTGGAGCGAGGACAGTTTCGAAAAAGAGGCCTTCTTCCATCGGCCGCGGCAGAAAAAGTCCAAGAAAAAGCTTT GGATCCTGCTGGGATGCAGCCTTGTCGTGCTCAttgtcgtcatcgtcgtggccgtcgtcgtcagcaaGAAGAATGCGGACGCCAAGGCGTCCCTGGACAGCAGCCTCGAGGGAAAGAGCCAGGAAAAAATACCGACGCAGTGGAAGAACACATATCTCGATCCGTGGACGTGGCAATCGACGACCGACTTCAACGTCACCTTCACCACGGATACCGTCGGTGATCTGCCCGTCATGGGCTTGCCCTCGAACTGGGACgactcggcgagggcaaACGACAAGGTGCCGCCGCTGAACCAAAAATGGGGCCCCTACAGCAGCAAGGCGGCACGAGGGGTGAACTTAGGTGGCTGGCTCGTGCTCGAACCCTTCATCACGCCGTCACTCTTCCGCTACGGCCTGAacgccggcatcatcgacgaaTGGACCCTTTGCAAGCACCTcggcgcgtcggcgtcgaagaCGCTCGAGGCTCACTACGACTCCTTCGTCACCGAGGCGACCTTTAAGGCgattgccgacgccggcctcgaccacGTCCGGATCCCCTTCTCCTACTGGGCCGTCCAGGTCTACGACGGAGATCCCTACGTCTTCCGTACCTCGTGGCGCTACCTCCTTCGCGGCATCGAATGGGCCCGCAAGTACGGGCTCCGCGTCAACCTCGACGTCCACGGACTTCCCGGAAGCCAGAATGGCTGGAACCACAGCGGCCGGTGGGGGGCCATCGGGTGGCtcaacggcaccgacggccgTCTCAACGGGGACCGCTCGCTCGAGCTCCACGATCGGCTGTCCAAGTTCTTCGCCCAAGACCGCTACAGGAACATCATCAGCCACTACGGCCTCGCCAACGAGCCGCGGATGACGTTCCTGAAGAAAAGCGACGTCCTCGAGTGGACCGAGGCCGCGTACAAAGTGGTGCGGAGGAACGGCGTCAGGGCCCTCGTCGTTTTCGGCGACGGCTTCATGGGCCTCGACAACTGGCAGGGCTTGTTGACGGGCTACGACGACATGGTGCTCGATGTGCACCAGTACGTCATCTTCAACGAGAACCAGATCGTCTTCACCCACCAGAAGAAGATCCAGTACGCCTGCGATGGCTGGGGCGAGCAGACGCTGCGCAGCTTGGACAGGACGACCGGCTACGGACCAACCATCTTCGCCGAGTGGTCCCAGGCCGACACCGACTGCGCCAACTTCCTCACCGGCGTCGGCTGGGGCAACCGATGGGAGGGCACCTACGACACGGGCGACAAGAGCACGTCGACGCTGACGCCGCGTTGCCCGGCCAAGGACAAAACCTGCTCGTGCGCAAAGGCGAACCAGGACCCGAGCCAGTTCAGCGACGACTACAAAAAGTTTCTGCGTCTCTTTGCCGAGGCCCAGATGCACAGCTTCGAGAAGGGCTGGGGTTGGTGGTACTGGAGCTGGAAGACGGAGAGCGCGCCGCTTTGGAGCTACGAATCCGGCTTGAAAGCCGGCATCCTACCAGAGAAGGCATACCAGCGCAGTTTCAACTGCGATTCCGCCGTACCAGATTTTAGCGATCTTCCCGAGACGTACTGA